Genomic window (Gloeocapsa sp. PCC 73106):
GGTAATGACAAAGCCATTGGTACCAGTGAGGGTAGTAGTACTTAAATCTATAATACCGCCACCACGACCAAAGATGACATAAGCTCTTCCTGCACCTCGGCCGGGAGCGCCAATAATCACATCGTCATTACTGCTACCGCCAACATTTCCAGTTCGGCTTACGGAGGTGCCTGCGAAGTCAGTACCAACACCATCAACTCGGAGAAAACTAAACTCGCTAAGGTTTCTGGGTGTACTAGTTGAGTTATTATCACCCGAGATGATAAAAACAGCACCCTCATCACCGTTGGCACCGGGATCGCTCACGATGATATCATTAGGTCCAATGCCATCGAAATTGCCGGCACTGTCTACATCAAGACCGAATCCGGGCGATCCATCAGTTGTTACATCATTATCTATTCTCAGACCATTGGTGACATTGAGCGAGTTGGCAACATTTAAATCTAATTCCTCAGTCGGGAAATTCGCACCACCATAGAGAATAAAAACTGACCCGTCGCCATCAAAAGGACCAGGAGCACCAATTACTACATCGGAGACACCATCGCCATTAAAATCTCCAGCGCCACCGACAGAGTAACCGAATTGGTCACCTGTAATACCTTGAATCTTAATAAATCTGTTATTATTGGAATTGACCACACTTAAATCAGCGGTTGTGGTTCCTCCAAAGATTACATAGGCGCTAGCGGCATTACTTGCCCCAACGATAAAATCATTGAAACCATCCTGGTTGACATCGCCCCCTACACCTGCCGCCTCTTCGCCAAGATCGCTATCAACCGGACCAATAATACGATAACCGTTACGACCAAGGGCGTTGACGTTTAAATTGTTGGGTATGCCATTAGCATTACCAAAAATTACATAAGCTCTGTTATTCTCTTCTTCCCCAATTACAAAATCATCAATACCATCCCTGTTAATATCTCCTATGCTGGAGACGTCATAGGCGAAGGACTGGGAGCCTGAAACTCCCTGTATTACGGTACCGTTAGTACCATCGATATTCGCTAGTTCAAATGGTGAAGCGATCGTCATTTTTACACATCCTTAATCACAATTGTAGTGATATTATAGTTTATGATTATCTACAATTGACACTATAGCAGTCGCCATAACTGTTAGGAAAAAGATTAGCTAAAACTTCTGCGGCTTTTACTTGTTCGCGATAGGATATTATGGGCGATCGCTCTCTAGAAGCTTTTAATATTTGTAACATAATCTTAATTATAGACTAGCCAAATTATTGAAATGGTGTATTATAAAATCAGCAAAATTTAGTTTTCATTGTATGAATACAAATCAATCGCCTTCAACCCTTGTCTTTATTGACGCTAACCTACCAGATTATGAAATTTTATATCGAGGATCTACAAATTAAATTTGTAGATCTTATGTGTTTACACTTGATCCCTCTCAAGATGGGATTGAACAAATTACCCAAACCCTCGCTAAGTACGAAAATATCGCGGCTATTCATATCCTATCTCATGGAAGTCCCGGGACTATCTATTTAGGTAACAGTCAACTCAATTTAGATACCCTATCGCAATACAGAGCACAGTTACAAACCTGGAACGCTTCAGAGATTCTACTCTATGGGTGTAACGTGGCTTCTGGAGACGCAGGAACAGAATTTATCAATAAGCTACATACAATTACTAAAGCGAGCATCGCCGCAACCCAAACTCTAACGGGTAATTCAGAGTTGGGGGGTAACTGGGATTTAGAGGTAAGACTGGGAGAGATTCACTCCGAAAGTGCGATTGCACCTGAAACCAGAAGAGTTTATACGGGTGTGTTGGCGACTTATACGGTGAATACGCTTCAGGATGAAAACGATGGGATTAGTGTAAATAATGTTTCCCTCAGAGATGCGATCGGAGCAGCTAACGCCAACCCAGGAGCTGATACGATCATCTTTGACCCGATTGTAACTAATGGGGTGATTCCTCTTAACGCTGGGTTGGGTATCACCGATGATTTGACAATCACGGGGGATGGAACTATTCGCATCAGCGGAAGAGATACTCACCGTCCGTTTACTGTTGCTAATAGTAGCAGAGTTATTAACGTTACTCTTGATCAACTGCAGATTATTGATGGACGGGTTAATGGGTCCGTAGGAGGGGGAATTTATAATGAAGAAAATTTAACCATTACTGACAGTACTATTGCCAATAACCTTGCTGTAGGTCCGAGTAATACCAACTGGGGATTTGGTGGTGGGATTTATAACGTAGGTAGACTCGCCATAATCAACAGCAACATATCCAATAACACCGTAGCAGATGGACAACGTGCCTTAGGCGCTGGAATTTTTAGTTATGGAACTTTCTTCATAGTAAATAGCACTATCTCTAATAACATCAACTCTGCACCAGAGGGAAGAGGTGCTGGTATTTTTTATGAAAACAATTCCTTGAGTACTATTATCAACAGTACCATCAACAATAACTCTTCTCAAGGAACTGCAGGAATTGATAATCGTGGTAACTTACAGATTATCAACAGCACGATCTCCCGTAACACGGCTAGGGGTATTCAAAACCTCAATCAACTCTCCATATTCAACAGCACCATCACCGACAATATAGCCGACGGAGTGGTATCAATTGATGGTGGTAGTGTAGTTACCCAAGTAACCAACTCGATCATCGCTGGAAATAACAATGGGGAAGACGTACTATCCGGCGACAATAATAACACCTTTTTCAGTCGGGGAGGGAATCTCATCGGTGGCGGTAACGCAGTAGGAGCATTTACCACATCTACAGACCAAACCGGAATTACTAACCCTCAACTTGGTCCTTTGGCTAATAATGGCGGTCCTACCCTTACCCACGCCCTCCTGGCTAATAGTTCGGCGATTGACGCAGGTTTCGACGTTGCTATTCCTACAGATAGCTTTGATATCGATGGAGACGGTAATACCAGTGAACGACTTCCCCTGGACCAACGGGGTTTAGGCTTTCTGCGCGTCATTGGTTCAGCAGTAGACGCGGGTGCGATTGAGTTTCAATCCGATACAACCACAGTTTTCGTCACCCTATCTCCCACGAGTGTCATCGAAGATGGTAGCGCCAATCTCGTTTATACTTTTACTCGTCGAGGTGATACCAGTACACCCCTAAATGTAGGATTTAACGTTGGAGGTAGCGCGACTTTCAATAGCGATTATACCCAGAGTGGAGCTGACTCCTTCAGTGCTAGCAGTGGTAGTATTAACTTTGGCCCTAATCAAGCCACCAAAACCATCACCATTGATCCCACTCGAGACACTAACGTAGAGTCTAACGAAAGCGTAGCCCTAACTGTAATTAGTGGTACTGGCTACACAGTTGTTAGTCCTAGCACCGCTAGCGGTACCATTACCGATGATGATGCAGCCGTTGTTAGCATCAGCGTCTCTCCCACCAGTGTCACCGAAGATGGTAGCGCCAATATCGTTTATACCTTTACTCGTACGGGTGTGATTAGTAATCCCCTTAATGACGTCAGATTTAACGTCGGTGGAACAGCTACATTTAACAACGATTACACCCAAAGCGGCGCGAGTTCCTTTAGTGGAAGCAGCGGGAGAATCAACTTTAGTGCGAATCAAGCTACCAAAACTGTTACTATTAACCCCAATCAAGATACTACTGTAGAACCTAACGAAACTGTCGCTTTAACTCTCGTCAACGGTAGTACTTACAGCGTTGCTAACCCTACCATAGCTACCGGGACGATTACCAACGACGACGCGACCTTAAGCTTGACTCTTGCTCCCACGAGCGTAACAGAAGATGGTAGTACTAATCTAGTTTACACTTTCAGACGCACCGGTAATACTAGTACTCCTCTGAGCAACGTTCGATTTAGCGTCAGTGGGACAGCCACTTTGAATAATGATTACGTTCAAAATGGTGCCGCTTCATTTACTGGTGGAAGTGGAAGTATCAATTTTGGTGCGAATCAAGCGACTAAAACTGTAACTCTTAACCCCACCGCAGATACCAGAGTGGAACCGGATGAAACGCTGAGACTAGCCTTAATCAGTGGTACGGGCTATACTCTGGCGGGCACTACTAGTGCGACGGGTACGATTAGAAACGATGATACCAGTGCTAACAGGTTATTAGCGCTAATTAATCCAGAGATTGGAATGAGTATCTAATTGTAGAAAAACCAATTGACTTTAAGCTCTATTCCCTAGTCGGAATGAGAGTTTTCCTGTGAGGGAGTCTATATAAACACACCTATTTTCATTATAACAATAGTATAGCAAAAAACAGTAATGTTGTCAAGGGATTACCTCAAACAGGATTAAATCAGGCGATCACCTTCGGTGGCGCTGCGCGATCGCATTACGAACCACTCTTTAAATAGACATTTTTGCTAGAATAGACAAAATAGTCAAAATCTTTGGGAAAGCAATGAAAACCTACACTCTGACTGAAACAAGGAATCAACATGGTGAAGTTTTTGATGTAGCTCAAGTTGAGCCAGTCTTAATCACTAAACAAAAAAGACCAACTCATGTGATTATTTCCGCCCAAACCTATCAAAAATTAATTAACAGGTTAGAAGAACTTGAAACTCTCAACTTAGGAAATCAGGCTCAAATAGCACTAAATCAATCAAAAATGGTAGGTAGCGACGAATTCACAGCCGCCCTAGAACAGATTGCCAATGGCTAAACTTGATGGGCTACAATCTGTCTTGGATTTCCTCAAAGATTTACAACCAAAAATTGCGGCTCAAATTGCCAAAAAAACATTATCTCTCAATATCGAACCACTACCCAATGATAGTAAACAATTGAAAGGGTATAAAAATTTTTATCGTGTAGACTGTGGTGAATATCGAATTGTTTATCGTTATCAAACTGATGAAGATTTGGTGGAAGTCATTCTTGTGGGCAAACGTAATGATGATGAAGTGTACAAGAAACTGGAGCGTTTGTTGAAATAAAAAGCAGATGTCAAAGTAGATTATCGCTATCGCGTTCAATTGGTGATAATTCACTTGAGGGAAAAATAACTCTAATGCGCTCAGTCGGGAATAATCACAGTGACAGCGGCGACAGCAATCAACATTTCATCATTTTTATCAGCTAAAGAAGCGATCGCGCGTCCTTGGACTACCATACCACCATCGGTAACGGTTAAGGTTTTCTGACCAAAAGGAAGCACTGCTAGAACTTCTGCGGCTTCTACTTGTTCGGGATAGGGTACGGCGACTTGTACTTCTACGATCATTTGATCGGGGTGTTCTAATCCAGCTACTTCCCAAACTCCTGGTAGGGCGTTATGGGCGATCGCGTTACGTACTGCTCTAGCTGCGGCTACTGTGGGACTTTGTCCATGTTGATCTATACCCATCCCCATTTCGATAATTAAGCGTTTTTGACTCATTGGGGTAATTGGGCAAATTCTTCGCTAAATACAGCTATATTCATATTTTCGTCCACGCGTTGACCTAAAGAACGCTTGACTTCTCCTAGATACAGGGGTTGAGATACTCCTGTTTGAGGGTGGATAATCGTTCTAACTCTGATACTCAGTTCCCCACTGGGACCGATTCTACCAGGGGAGTAAAGATCAGCTGCGGCTTGACGTAGGGTCGCTTCTACCTGGGTGGGAGTTACTTGATTGGGTACGACAATAACTATCTGGTCGGCGCCATTATCGTAGGTTACTTTATAGCGTAGAGCATCGGGTAGCAAACTGCGAGGAGCTAGGCCCAAACTTAAGCCAAATAGACCTATAGTCAGAACTGCCATAAAACCGGTAACACCTACTAAACGAAAACGAAAGCCCCAACGCGCTATAGCCGCAATTATCGCTAATCCTAGACAAACTAGGGTTAAAATACCAGACCATTGTGCATAGATACCAAAATCGGCGGGTAGATTGAGATTCATTGATTTTTGTTGTTGAAAGGAAGTTACTATTTTATCAAACTGCTATATAACTATCGCTTATAGCGGTACATTAAATATTTAAATATATACCTTTCTGTCACGTGGGGACAATTTTGGTATAAACTTGTTTAAATCTTGACTAATAAAAGTTATCATTTAACCGTAATCTAATGGAGGTAAGGAGACTCGAACTCCTGACATCCTGCGTGCAAAGCAGGCGCTCTACCAACTGAGCCATACCCCCTAGTCGTTTTTTACTCACTTTTGTTATTATACACAATATCGTAAAAATTGCCAATATAAAAATGAAATTTGTTGTAGCCACATTTTACAAGTTCGTCAGTTTACCCGATTTTGCTGAGAAAAAGCCCTCATTGTTGTTAAAATGCCAAGAAGAGAACATCAAGGGCACAATTTTACTAGCATCAGAGGGTATTAACGGGACGATTTGCGGCTTTTCACACTCAATCTCTGCTATTTTAGCTTTTTTACGATCAGATACCCGTTTAGAAGATTTACGCGCTTTAGAATCGCCTTGTGATTTTATCCCTTTTGATCGCCTCAAAGTCAGACTAAAAAAAGAAATTGTCACTATCGGTATCAAGGAAGTAGATGCAAGTAACCAAGTAGGAACTTATATTGAGCCGCAAAACTGGAATAATCTTATTTTAGATCCCGAAGTATTAGTAATTGACACTAGAAACGATTACGAATTTGAGTTAGGAACATTTAAGAACGCCATCAATCCCGAAACGGAGTCTTTTGGGGAGTTTCCCGATTACGTTCGTTCTCAACTAGCTGGTAATAAACAGCAAAAACTGGCTTTATTCTGTACAGGAGGAATTCGGTGCGAAAAGGCTACATCTTTTTTACTAGACCAAGGCTTTACGGAAGTGTATCACCTAAAAGGGGGTATTCTCAAATATCTGACCGATGTACCCACTGAAGAAAGTCTCTGGGAAGGAGAATGCTTCGTTTTCGATCAGAGAGTCATTCTTTCTGATAAAACTTGATTTATACGAATATTTAAGTTATACTAGGTGATCGTGTACAAACAAAAGCGGGACTGGCGGAATTGGTAGACGCGCTAGATTCAGGTTCTAGTGTTCGCAAGGACTTCCGGGTTCAAGTCCCGGGTTCCGCATTAATCACAGTCTGATAAAATGTTTCTAGTGCTTTGACCGTTTCTAGATCATGGTAGAGTAATTTGAGGTTTGCTTTAATCTTCTCTACTATCAAGTGGCGCCATTGACTATCTAATCCCAATTTAATCGCTAGCTCCAGATACTCTTTCTCACTAGTAGCGATGGTTTCTGTCACCTGAATCATAGTTAAGATTCCAGCCGATTGACGAGTTCGGAAAAATTCACCTTGATGAGTAACTACCGGTAGATGAGACTCGATCGCGTCTAAGGTAGAATTAAATCCTGTAAAACCAATGGTATCCAAAAAAAGATCGCAAGCTAAAAATAAATGCCAGTAGTCTTCTGAGTTTTTAAGAGTCGGTAAGAATATACAGTAATCTTCAGCATTTAAATTATAGTCAGCGAAAGCCTGCTTAATTCTAGTCCATAACTGCTCGTAAATTGACTCGTTTTTACCTTGATGCACTAGAGGATGTACAAATACAAATTGAGCGTTTTTTACCTCGGTTGCGATCGCGGGAAAAAGATAATCGTATTGAGGTAGGTATTTAGAGGGAAACTGAGAAGAAAGATATACTACAGCTTGTGGAGATAACTTAAATTTACTTCTATCTGGTTCAACTTTAGGCAATTCTCGAGGTTGATAATAAATCGATAAATTTGGTAGTGTAACTAATTGTTCAGTATAGTGCTGAGAAGATTTTTCTCCTTCTAACAGTTCACCGGAAATAAAATAATCGATATTGGGAATTCCTGAAGTGATAGGATGCATCCAAGTAACGCACTGAATGGGAGCTAGTTTTAATGATGCTAGCTGTGTCATGCGTGGATACATTCCTAAGTCAAGAAAAACTAAAATATCTAATTCGTCTCTAACTATTTGCTGACCGATTATTTCTAGGTTATCAGCGTTACTATGGTGGGACAGTTTATAGCTAAATTGTTGGAATTCTCTAGTTACATTATCCCATTTGTCTCCTAAATAATAGCAGTAAACTTGGAATCGTTGAGGATCGTGATTTTTGACCCAACCTAAAGCTAATTTTCCCACTACGTGATTTTTCAGACAATAGGAAATATAGCCTACTTTAATTTTTTCTCCCTGAGTATGAACTGGTTTTATAGAAAACTGGGGATACAATCCTGACATGACTCGCTGTACAAATAGACCATATTTACTTTGTAAGTCTAAATCATTTTTAGCTTGGTAATGTAGATGATAGTTGGTGTGTCTTTGGATTAAATTATTTGCTGCTGCTAGAGTTAATCTTTCTGTTAGATTAATTTTTAGCAATGAATCAATGAATTCTTCTAACCTCTTCCGGTAATTATCTATTTCTTTGGCATTTTGGTAGACAAAAGGTAATATTCTCTTTGATTCTATTCTGACAAAAGGGTTATCTGGAAATAGATGAGCATTATCTTGCGCAAAAGTTATAGCTTCTTGAATATAATTATAGGAGCGAATGTTATTAACTACCCAAAAGTAAATCTCTGGGTCATTGCTAAGATTTACAGCTTGTTTATAGGTATTTAAAGCTGATTCTATCTCACCGCAATACATTAAAAGATTACCAAAATTAATGTAGCTACCGTAATTATTTGGTTGAAGAGCGATCGCTTGACGATAAAATTGTGCTGCGGCTTCTAGTTGCTGAAGATTAAATAACAAATTTCCCAGATTATTATAAGAATCTAAATGCTGAGGATTTAGGTAAATTGCCTGTTTATAAGTTTCAACTGCTTGTAAACCCCTGTTCATTTTTTCCAAAATCAGTCCAGCATTGTAATAGTAAATAAAATTCTGCTGATTCAGAGCGATCGCCTGGTTGATATATTCTAAAGCTGCGTCAAAATTAAATAATTCATAGTTAATTAAAGCGAGAGACTGCCATAAATCAGGAGACTCTGGTGCAAAATTCACTAACGACTGATATTTTTCTTTAGCTAACTCCAACTGACGGGATAATCTCAATTGTGCCGCTTCTTGCTGCCAATTACTCAGGATTTTCGATATATTTAACTGAAGATTTAAATAATCAGGTTCTATTTCCTTTATTTGAGCGTAAATTATCGATGCTGTTCTTAGGTTATTTGAGCTAATTTGTATTAGGATTTCTTCATCTAGAATGTTTAACAATACTTCAACTAACTCTGCACTATTTTCAACAGATTCTAACATCATTGTCAGCCAAACTTCCTGAGCTGCTGTTGCATCTCCTTGTAACAACCACGCTAAGCCCAAATAACAATAATTCAGATCATGGGGATTATCTGCTAACAATTCCTCATAAATATTAATCGCTTCCTGATAATGATTTTGTCGCAATAAATCGTAGGCTTGTTGTTCTAAATTATTTGTAGCCATAAGCAATTACGTTAAAAAATTCTCTGACAACCTCGACTCTATTAAAACCAACTTCGAGTAGTCTTGTTTGAAGACTGTTAGCTGTAAAACCCGTTTTATGAGCCATATAGGGTATATTGGGTTTCACTGTACCCATACCATAAAACATCCATAAAGCAGGAACATCACCCGCTGGTGAATTATACAAAGGTGTATCGCTTAAATCTCCTCTAATTACCCATTCTGCTGCTATTTGTAAGTCAGGAACTGCTAACAAAACGAAGCCACCTGGTTTTAAAACACGCTTAAATTCAGCCAAAGCCACTGGAACTTCAAAGTCATAAATATGTTCTAAATTATGAGAAGAATAGATAGCATTAACAGAGTTATCGGGGAGAATAGCTAAATCGGTGATTGAACTTAGTAAATCTGGTTTAACTCGAGGATCAATATCTAAGCGCAACTCTTCCCATTGTTCCTGATTAAATATACCTGGTAAAGCATCGGGACGCCAAGTACCACAACCAACATGAAGTAAAATATTTTTGCCCTGATTAGTTAAATTAGCTAATTTTAATAGTCCTTGGGCGGTTATTTTCTTCTCTTGAAGCTTATTTGGATGCGATTGCCATAGTAAAATAGTGAGTCCTTGGTCAAAATCGCTATCTAAGCTTTGTTTAGTATTTAGTAATTGGTGTACTTGTTTGGGAGGATGCCAAGCGATAAAATCAAGAACAGCTTGTTCTATTTCTGGATGATTGAAATTAGATACAATTATCAAAGCCTGCTCACTTAAAAAAGGCTTGACTGACATCAAAGCCGCTAAAACATCGCGGTAACTTTGAGAGTTATTGTCATAATAAACTCCTATTTTATCTTCCCAATCTAACTCACTTAGTTCTTGCAAAAAACTCTCTTGATTCTGCTGACAAATACAAACTTGTTCAGCTAAATTAAATTCCAGTAAGTAATTATATAACTTATCATTGAATGCTTCGTCAATCCCATAAGCCATTATTTCCGGATTATTGACTAAAGCGCTGATCAAACTAGCGCCAGAAGCACAGCCAATTTGACAGTAAACTTCTCCTGATTCTAAGCAACTAACAGCAAAATTGAGAAGTTGCATAGTATTAATAGATATCTGCTCATTTAATTCTTGTTTAATTTTAAGAAGGTAATTTAATTCAGGACTTGTTGAATCTTGCCCAAAACTTTGATACAGTTGAGGTAAAAGTTTTAAAAATTTATCGGTATCCATTGTAAAAAAGTTATTATATATATTTATCTAAGTGTATCAGTTTTTAGCTTGACCAGGATCGCCATCTAAGCACTACTTGATGTCATCAATAATATTGAGATCGCAATTACGCAGCTTTTGAGCTAAAAAATAAAGCTCTCGCCATTTTTTAAGTCCCTGAGTTTTAGTCCATTTAAATTCACGACAGACTTCCTCTAGAGTTTTACCGGTTTTAAGTTGGGAGATTAACTGAATTTGCTCCTGATTAAGATTTTGTAAATAAACTTGCCATTGCCTGGAGGTTAGCCCCAAATTGTGCTCCAATAAAGAAATTTCTAGCCATTGCTGTACCAACTCTGGTTGCATTTTGAGAGCGAAAACTTGTAAAGCGTGATAAGTTATCTTTTCTCGGAGTCGGTAGGTTTGTTTAGGGGATAAATTTAAGCTTTGAGAGATGATTTCCGGGGATAATCCTTGGAGATATAAATTAAGCCAGTTTACAGCTACAGTACCAATTTCTTGAGCTAAATAATCTGCGAGTTCTTGTTGAACTAGGAGACGTAAAGCTTTAACTTGTTCCCATTTTTCCAGTTCCTGATAACTCTCCAAGGCTTGGTTATCGGTTAAACTCACCAAAGAGTCATCTTCTCTAGTGATTTCTTCAGAAATAATCCGTACTAATTCCTGACGGGGAACATGGGTAATCCCTCCACGGTTTTGAGACTGTAAAAAATTGACGAAGCGATGAGCGATTAGAGGTTGATTGCGGATAGGACGTAGACAATACTCTTCTAAACTAGCTAAAAGTAAACTGTTTCTGAGATTATTGTTTGGAGTACATTGACTGATCCAGTTGAGTTGTGATAGAAGATAGCGATCGCGCTGCAACATCTCATGAATTAATTCTGTAATTACATCAGCTACCGTTTGTTGGTGAGCCTGACTAGAAGCTACCCAACCACGAATTTTATTAGTTAGTAGAGACAGAAATCCCAAACGCTTGAGCAAACGATCATAAGCCATCTTGGGATTAACATTGAGATATCCTTGTTGTAAAATCTTGTAGCGATAATTGATCGCCTTTTCTTGAATTTGCAGTTCGATTAAGCTTAATTGACTGAATCTAGTGGGTAGATCTCCTAGTAGCCATTGGATAATACTTTGTTGGGTAGCAATAGTCATGGCCGGATAATCATTCCCGAGACGAGTTTCCCATTTACTTTTAAACTCATCTGCACCGGTTATCATGGGTTTGGACTCCTCTCAATTAAGTTATTATGTACTCATAGAGATGATTATTATACATATTTTATGACCAATGACAGTAAAATTCCCGTAGTGATTAACGGTGTAGCAGGTAAAATGGGGCGCGAAGTGGTTAAGGCGATCGCCTCATCTGAGGATATTCTCCTGGTGGGTGCGGTTGATCGCAATCTGAGCGTGTTAGGACAAGATGCGGGAGAATTGGCGGGTTGTGGACCACTAGAAGTACCAGTGCTCAACGATC
Coding sequences:
- a CDS encoding class I SAM-dependent methyltransferase produces the protein MQLLNFAVSCLESGEVYCQIGCASGASLISALVNNPEIMAYGIDEAFNDKLYNYLLEFNLAEQVCICQQNQESFLQELSELDWEDKIGVYYDNNSQSYRDVLAALMSVKPFLSEQALIIVSNFNHPEIEQAVLDFIAWHPPKQVHQLLNTKQSLDSDFDQGLTILLWQSHPNKLQEKKITAQGLLKLANLTNQGKNILLHVGCGTWRPDALPGIFNQEQWEELRLDIDPRVKPDLLSSITDLAILPDNSVNAIYSSHNLEHIYDFEVPVALAEFKRVLKPGGFVLLAVPDLQIAAEWVIRGDLSDTPLYNSPAGDVPALWMFYGMGTVKPNIPYMAHKTGFTANSLQTRLLEVGFNRVEVVREFFNVIAYGYK
- a CDS encoding Ycf51 family protein, encoding MNLNLPADFGIYAQWSGILTLVCLGLAIIAAIARWGFRFRLVGVTGFMAVLTIGLFGLSLGLAPRSLLPDALRYKVTYDNGADQIVIVVPNQVTPTQVEATLRQAAADLYSPGRIGPSGELSIRVRTIIHPQTGVSQPLYLGEVKRSLGQRVDENMNIAVFSEEFAQLPQ
- a CDS encoding tetratricopeptide repeat protein, whose amino-acid sequence is MATNNLEQQAYDLLRQNHYQEAINIYEELLADNPHDLNYCYLGLAWLLQGDATAAQEVWLTMMLESVENSAELVEVLLNILDEEILIQISSNNLRTASIIYAQIKEIEPDYLNLQLNISKILSNWQQEAAQLRLSRQLELAKEKYQSLVNFAPESPDLWQSLALINYELFNFDAALEYINQAIALNQQNFIYYYNAGLILEKMNRGLQAVETYKQAIYLNPQHLDSYNNLGNLLFNLQQLEAAAQFYRQAIALQPNNYGSYINFGNLLMYCGEIESALNTYKQAVNLSNDPEIYFWVVNNIRSYNYIQEAITFAQDNAHLFPDNPFVRIESKRILPFVYQNAKEIDNYRKRLEEFIDSLLKINLTERLTLAAANNLIQRHTNYHLHYQAKNDLDLQSKYGLFVQRVMSGLYPQFSIKPVHTQGEKIKVGYISYCLKNHVVGKLALGWVKNHDPQRFQVYCYYLGDKWDNVTREFQQFSYKLSHHSNADNLEIIGQQIVRDELDILVFLDLGMYPRMTQLASLKLAPIQCVTWMHPITSGIPNIDYFISGELLEGEKSSQHYTEQLVTLPNLSIYYQPRELPKVEPDRSKFKLSPQAVVYLSSQFPSKYLPQYDYLFPAIATEVKNAQFVFVHPLVHQGKNESIYEQLWTRIKQAFADYNLNAEDYCIFLPTLKNSEDYWHLFLACDLFLDTIGFTGFNSTLDAIESHLPVVTHQGEFFRTRQSAGILTMIQVTETIATSEKEYLELAIKLGLDSQWRHLIVEKIKANLKLLYHDLETVKALETFYQTVINAEPGT
- a CDS encoding integrin alpha, encoding MTIASPFELANIDGTNGTVIQGVSGSQSFAYDVSSIGDINRDGIDDFVIGEEENNRAYVIFGNANGIPNNLNVNALGRNGYRIIGPVDSDLGEEAAGVGGDVNQDGFNDFIVGASNAASAYVIFGGTTTADLSVVNSNNNRFIKIQGITGDQFGYSVGGAGDFNGDGVSDVVIGAPGPFDGDGSVFILYGGANFPTEELDLNVANSLNVTNGLRIDNDVTTDGSPGFGLDVDSAGNFDGIGPNDIIVSDPGANGDEGAVFIISGDNNSTSTPRNLSEFSFLRVDGVGTDFAGTSVSRTGNVGGSSNDDVIIGAPGRGAGRAYVIFGRGGGIIDLSTTTLTGTNGFVIT
- a CDS encoding Lin0512 family protein encodes the protein MSQKRLIIEMGMGIDQHGQSPTVAAARAVRNAIAHNALPGVWEVAGLEHPDQMIVEVQVAVPYPEQVEAAEVLAVLPFGQKTLTVTDGGMVVQGRAIASLADKNDEMLIAVAAVTVIIPD
- a CDS encoding rhodanese-related sulfurtransferase; the protein is MKFVVATFYKFVSLPDFAEKKPSLLLKCQEENIKGTILLASEGINGTICGFSHSISAILAFLRSDTRLEDLRALESPCDFIPFDRLKVRLKKEIVTIGIKEVDASNQVGTYIEPQNWNNLILDPEVLVIDTRNDYEFELGTFKNAINPETESFGEFPDYVRSQLAGNKQQKLALFCTGGIRCEKATSFLLDQGFTEVYHLKGGILKYLTDVPTEESLWEGECFVFDQRVILSDKT
- a CDS encoding DUF4347 domain-containing protein; amino-acid sequence: MFTLDPSQDGIEQITQTLAKYENIAAIHILSHGSPGTIYLGNSQLNLDTLSQYRAQLQTWNASEILLYGCNVASGDAGTEFINKLHTITKASIAATQTLTGNSELGGNWDLEVRLGEIHSESAIAPETRRVYTGVLATYTVNTLQDENDGISVNNVSLRDAIGAANANPGADTIIFDPIVTNGVIPLNAGLGITDDLTITGDGTIRISGRDTHRPFTVANSSRVINVTLDQLQIIDGRVNGSVGGGIYNEENLTITDSTIANNLAVGPSNTNWGFGGGIYNVGRLAIINSNISNNTVADGQRALGAGIFSYGTFFIVNSTISNNINSAPEGRGAGIFYENNSLSTIINSTINNNSSQGTAGIDNRGNLQIINSTISRNTARGIQNLNQLSIFNSTITDNIADGVVSIDGGSVVTQVTNSIIAGNNNGEDVLSGDNNNTFFSRGGNLIGGGNAVGAFTTSTDQTGITNPQLGPLANNGGPTLTHALLANSSAIDAGFDVAIPTDSFDIDGDGNTSERLPLDQRGLGFLRVIGSAVDAGAIEFQSDTTTVFVTLSPTSVIEDGSANLVYTFTRRGDTSTPLNVGFNVGGSATFNSDYTQSGADSFSASSGSINFGPNQATKTITIDPTRDTNVESNESVALTVISGTGYTVVSPSTASGTITDDDAAVVSISVSPTSVTEDGSANIVYTFTRTGVISNPLNDVRFNVGGTATFNNDYTQSGASSFSGSSGRINFSANQATKTVTINPNQDTTVEPNETVALTLVNGSTYSVANPTIATGTITNDDATLSLTLAPTSVTEDGSTNLVYTFRRTGNTSTPLSNVRFSVSGTATLNNDYVQNGAASFTGGSGSINFGANQATKTVTLNPTADTRVEPDETLRLALISGTGYTLAGTTSATGTIRNDDTSANRLLALINPEIGMSI
- a CDS encoding type II toxin-antitoxin system Phd/YefM family antitoxin: MKTYTLTETRNQHGEVFDVAQVEPVLITKQKRPTHVIISAQTYQKLINRLEELETLNLGNQAQIALNQSKMVGSDEFTAALEQIANG
- a CDS encoding type II toxin-antitoxin system RelE/ParE family toxin, with protein sequence MAKLDGLQSVLDFLKDLQPKIAAQIAKKTLSLNIEPLPNDSKQLKGYKNFYRVDCGEYRIVYRYQTDEDLVEVILVGKRNDDEVYKKLERLLK